From a region of the bacterium genome:
- a CDS encoding exodeoxyribonuclease III: MSITLLSWNVNGLRAVFKKGFAPWVEKTSPDILCLQETKARPEQVVKELETIKGYDVHFSSAQRPGYSGVALFSREKPLSVKQTFGVSRFDDEGRILQADYGKIILFNIYFPNGKASPERLQYKMDFYEAFLLEMKKLLKKDKKIVICGDVNTAHQEIDLARPKENSKTSGFLPQEREWVDRFLELGFLDTLRLFDQSPGRYTWWDVISRARDRNVGWRIDYFYASQNLKKVIRNAYILPEVMGSDHCPIGLELDV, encoded by the coding sequence ATGAGCATCACGCTTCTCTCCTGGAACGTCAACGGCCTGCGGGCCGTCTTCAAAAAAGGCTTCGCCCCATGGGTGGAGAAAACCAGCCCCGACATCCTCTGCCTGCAGGAGACCAAGGCCAGGCCCGAGCAGGTGGTGAAGGAACTGGAAACCATCAAAGGGTATGATGTCCACTTTTCCTCGGCCCAACGGCCCGGCTACAGCGGGGTGGCGCTGTTCTCCAGGGAAAAGCCTCTTTCGGTGAAGCAAACCTTCGGAGTATCACGGTTCGACGACGAGGGCCGGATCCTTCAGGCCGACTACGGCAAAATCATTTTGTTCAACATCTACTTTCCCAACGGCAAGGCCTCGCCCGAGCGGCTGCAGTACAAGATGGATTTCTATGAAGCCTTTCTGCTGGAGATGAAAAAACTCCTGAAGAAGGACAAAAAGATCGTCATCTGCGGCGACGTCAACACCGCCCACCAGGAGATAGACCTGGCCCGGCCCAAAGAGAACTCCAAGACCTCCGGCTTCCTGCCCCAGGAGCGGGAGTGGGTGGACCGGTTCCTGGAGCTTGGTTTTCTGGACACCCTGCGGCTGTTCGACCAATCCCCCGGCCGCTACACCTGGTGGGATGTGATCAGCCGGGCCCGGGACCGCAACGTGGGCTGGCGGATAGATTATTTCTATGCCAGTCAGAATCTGAAGAAAGTTATCAGGAACGCCTATATCCTGCCCGAAGTGATGGGCTCGGACCACTGCCCCATCGGGCTGGAACTGGATGTTTGA
- a CDS encoding tetratricopeptide repeat protein yields MKTYQHRLLWFATPEKGFYPYQVLHEKAEILWFLGRLPGARKCYEENLKAAQASGLSSLAAHSMLKLSRVVYSLGDVDAALSLAEQGGEIFKRIGDRLNLTGAGIIMGIICSSRGNYPAAFEHFNQSLENAREQGDIRNQGNIYNALGNLSFYRADLDQALEYYLKMRDISEGLGDQIGMGRVLGNISAVYKQRGQLDLALEHSRRALEIGRELGDSTFITQAVGNLGSVYTDMKKYDDALACFQLQLDGAMKMGYVRDQAIAHSSIARIHFDLGQYSEAREFFDRSLPLFRRLESRYDLCEILLDQAEVCNELDDPERSKDSAAEALDIAREINKQDTIEKAQAFLNKLGEKAVN; encoded by the coding sequence ATGAAAACTTACCAGCATCGCTTGCTTTGGTTTGCCACGCCGGAAAAAGGATTTTATCCGTACCAAGTCCTGCATGAAAAAGCGGAGATCCTTTGGTTTTTGGGCCGGCTGCCCGGCGCCCGGAAATGCTATGAGGAAAACCTGAAAGCGGCCCAAGCCTCGGGCCTTTCCTCATTGGCGGCCCACAGCATGCTGAAACTGTCCCGGGTCGTATACAGCCTGGGAGATGTGGATGCGGCCCTAAGCCTGGCCGAACAGGGCGGAGAAATATTCAAGCGGATCGGAGACCGCCTTAACCTGACCGGGGCCGGGATAATAATGGGGATCATCTGCAGCAGCCGGGGCAATTATCCGGCGGCCTTCGAGCACTTTAACCAAAGCCTGGAGAATGCCCGGGAACAGGGGGATATTCGCAACCAGGGCAACATTTACAACGCCTTGGGGAATCTCTCTTTTTACCGGGCCGATCTGGACCAAGCCCTTGAATATTATTTGAAGATGAGGGATATCTCTGAGGGCCTGGGGGACCAAATTGGCATGGGCAGGGTTTTGGGCAATATCTCCGCCGTTTACAAGCAACGGGGCCAACTGGACCTGGCGCTGGAACATTCCCGGCGGGCGCTGGAGATCGGCCGGGAGCTGGGGGATTCCACCTTTATCACCCAGGCGGTGGGCAACCTGGGCTCAGTTTACACCGACATGAAAAAATATGACGACGCCCTGGCCTGTTTCCAGCTTCAGCTTGATGGAGCCATGAAAATGGGCTATGTCCGGGACCAGGCCATCGCTCATTCCAGCATCGCCCGGATCCACTTTGATCTGGGGCAATATTCCGAAGCCCGGGAATTCTTCGATCGATCCCTTCCGTTATTCCGCCGGCTGGAAAGCAGGTACGACCTTTGTGAAATTTTACTGGACCAGGCGGAGGTTTGCAATGAACTTGACGATCCGGAACGGTCAAAAGATTCCGCCGCCGAGGCATTGGACATCGCCCGGGAGATAAACAAACAGGACACCATCGAAAAAGCGCAGGCCTTTTTGAATAAGCTGGGAGAAAAGGCCGTTAACTGA
- a CDS encoding PAS domain S-box protein, giving the protein MEDQSKSREQLISELHALRIRMAEAEVLELELKRTHEKLAALEQMVNSLPMGVTISDLEGRILYSNPAEARMHGYTVEELAGQEVKIFAPQGRWSPLDPEQAKKIKRLTREAINLRKDGTTFEALLTSDVVKNKRGEALAIITTSEELTARKQAQAFMTALYKISDKAAAASDLKTLCSDLHNIVGGLIYARNFYLALYDQEADNLTFPYFVDEFSAAPGPQKLKKGLIKQVLETGQALFATQETYSQMLQQGGYEEMDTPFVNWLGVPLKKDGRIFGVMVINSYTEEISFGQTEKDLMAFAAQQMVNAMEKIVRA; this is encoded by the coding sequence ATGGAAGATCAATCCAAATCCAGGGAACAGCTGATCAGCGAGCTGCACGCCCTGCGCATCCGGATGGCCGAGGCCGAGGTGCTGGAGCTGGAGCTGAAGCGCACCCATGAGAAACTGGCCGCCCTGGAGCAGATGGTGAACAGCCTGCCGATGGGGGTGACCATCTCGGACCTGGAGGGCCGGATACTCTATTCCAACCCGGCCGAGGCCCGGATGCACGGCTACACGGTGGAGGAGCTGGCGGGACAGGAGGTCAAGATCTTTGCCCCCCAGGGCCGCTGGAGCCCGCTGGACCCCGAACAGGCCAAGAAGATCAAACGGCTGACCCGCGAGGCCATCAACCTCCGCAAGGACGGCACCACGTTTGAGGCCCTGCTGACCTCGGACGTGGTCAAGAACAAGCGGGGTGAGGCTTTGGCCATCATCACCACCAGCGAGGAGCTGACCGCCAGAAAACAGGCCCAGGCCTTCATGACCGCGCTGTACAAGATATCTGACAAAGCCGCCGCCGCTTCCGACCTGAAGACCCTCTGCTCCGACCTGCATAATATCGTGGGGGGACTGATCTACGCCCGCAATTTTTATCTGGCCCTGTACGACCAGGAGGCCGACAACCTCACCTTCCCCTATTTCGTAGATGAGTTCTCGGCAGCCCCCGGCCCCCAGAAACTGAAGAAGGGCCTGATCAAACAGGTGCTGGAGACCGGACAGGCCCTGTTCGCCACCCAGGAGACCTACTCTCAGATGCTGCAACAGGGCGGGTACGAGGAGATGGACACCCCGTTCGTCAACTGGCTGGGGGTGCCGCTGAAGAAGGACGGCCGGATCTTCGGGGTGATGGTGATCAACAGCTACACCGAGGAGATCTCCTTTGGCCAGACCGAGAAGGACCTGATGGCGTTCGCCGCCCAGCAGATGGTGAATGCCATGGAAAAGATCGTCCGGGCATAA